Proteins from one Enterobacter bugandensis genomic window:
- the pdhR gene encoding pyruvate dehydrogenase complex transcriptional repressor PdhR, protein MAYSKIRQPKLSDVIEQQLEFLILEGTLRPGEKLPPERELAKQFDVSRPSLREAIQRLEAKGLLLRRQGGGTFVQNSLWQSFSDPLVELLSDHPESQFDLLETRHALEGIAAYYAALRSTDEDRVRIRELHQAIERAQQSGDLDAESSAVVQYQIAVTEAAHNVVLLHLLRCMEPMLAQNVRQNFELLYARREMLPLVSNHRTRVFEAIMAGEPEQAREASHRHLAFIEEILLDRSREQSRRERSLRRIQQRKD, encoded by the coding sequence ATGGCCTACAGCAAAATTCGCCAACCAAAACTATCTGATGTGATTGAGCAGCAGCTGGAGTTTTTAATCCTCGAAGGGACTCTGCGCCCGGGTGAGAAACTTCCGCCAGAACGCGAGCTGGCAAAACAGTTCGACGTTTCACGTCCCTCTCTGCGTGAGGCGATTCAACGCCTCGAAGCAAAGGGCTTGCTGCTTCGTCGCCAGGGCGGCGGAACCTTTGTGCAAAACAGCCTGTGGCAGAGCTTCAGCGATCCGCTGGTAGAACTTCTCTCTGACCACCCAGAATCCCAGTTTGACCTGCTTGAGACCCGTCACGCGCTTGAAGGTATTGCGGCCTATTACGCCGCCCTTCGCAGCACTGATGAAGATCGCGTGCGTATCCGCGAACTGCATCAGGCCATTGAACGGGCACAGCAGTCCGGCGATTTAGACGCCGAGTCCAGCGCCGTTGTCCAGTATCAAATCGCCGTCACCGAAGCGGCACACAACGTGGTGCTCCTCCATCTGCTACGCTGCATGGAGCCAATGCTGGCCCAGAACGTTCGTCAGAATTTTGAATTGTTGTATGCCCGTCGGGAGATGCTCCCGCTGGTAAGCAACCATCGCACCCGAGTATTCGAGGCGATAATGGCCGGGGAGCCGGAGCAGGCGCGCGAAGCGTCGCACCGTCACCTGGCTTTCATTGAGGAAATCTTGCTGGACCGCAGCCGTGAACAATCGCGTCGCGAACGTTCATTACGCCGCATACAGCAACGAAAGGATTAA
- the aceE gene encoding pyruvate dehydrogenase (acetyl-transferring), homodimeric type codes for MSERLQNDVDPIETRDWLQAIESVIREEGVERAQYLIDQLLSEARKGGVKVASGAGASNYVNTIAVEDEPEYPGNLDLERRIRSAIRWNAIMTVLRASKKDLELGGHMASFQSSATVYEVCFNHFFRAANEKDGGDLVYFQGHISPGIYARAFLEGRLTEEQMNNFRQEVHGKGLSSYPHPKLMPEFWQFPTVSMGLGPIGAIYQAKFLKYLEHRGLKDTSEQTVYAFLGDGEMDEPESKGAITIATREKLDNLCFIINCNLQRLDGPVTGNGKIINELEGIFAGAGWNVIKVMWGSRWDELLRKDTSGKLIQLMNETVDGDYQTFKSKDGAYVREHFFGKYPETAALVADWTDEQIWALNRGGHDPKKIYAALKKARETKGKATVILAHTIKGYGMGDTAEGKNIAHQVKKMNMDGVRYIRDRFNVPVTDEQVENLSYITFPEGSEEHKYLHERRQALKGYLPARQPNFTEKLELPALEDFSQLLEEQNKEISTTIAFVRALNVMLKNKSIKDRLVPIIADEARTFGMEGLFRQIGIYSPNGQQYTPQDREQVAYYKEDEKGQILQEGINELGAGASWLAAATSYSTNNLPMIPFYIYYSMFGFQRIGDLCWQAGDQQARGFLIGGTSGRTTLNGEGLQHEDGHSHIQSLTIPNCISYDPSYAYEVAVIMHDGLQRMYGEAQENIYYYITTLNENYHMPAMPAGAEEGIRKGIYKLETIEGSKGKVQLLGSGSILRHVREAAQILAKDYGVGSDVYSVTSFTELARDGQDCERWNMLHPMETPRVPYIAQVMNDAPAVASTDYMKLFAEQVRTYVPADDYRVLGTDGFGRSDSRENLRHHFEVDASYVVVAALGELAKRGEIDKKVVADAITKFNIDAEKVNPRLA; via the coding sequence ATGTCAGAACGTCTCCAAAATGACGTGGATCCGATCGAAACTCGCGACTGGCTACAGGCGATCGAATCGGTCATCCGTGAAGAAGGTGTTGAGCGCGCTCAGTATCTGATTGATCAGCTGCTTTCTGAAGCCCGCAAAGGCGGCGTGAAGGTTGCTTCAGGTGCAGGGGCTAGCAACTACGTAAACACGATTGCCGTTGAAGACGAACCGGAATACCCGGGCAATCTGGATCTGGAACGTCGTATCCGTTCTGCAATCCGCTGGAACGCCATCATGACCGTTCTGCGCGCGTCCAAGAAAGACCTGGAGCTGGGTGGCCACATGGCGTCCTTCCAGTCTTCTGCGACCGTTTACGAAGTGTGCTTCAACCACTTCTTCCGTGCAGCGAACGAGAAAGACGGCGGCGATCTGGTGTACTTCCAGGGCCACATCTCTCCGGGCATCTATGCACGTGCATTCCTGGAAGGTCGTCTGACTGAAGAGCAGATGAACAACTTCCGTCAGGAAGTTCACGGTAAAGGTCTGTCTTCTTATCCGCACCCTAAACTGATGCCTGAATTCTGGCAGTTCCCGACCGTATCTATGGGGCTGGGCCCAATCGGTGCGATCTACCAGGCTAAATTCCTGAAGTATCTGGAACACCGTGGTCTGAAAGACACCTCTGAGCAGACCGTTTACGCCTTCCTGGGCGACGGCGAAATGGATGAGCCAGAATCTAAAGGTGCGATCACCATCGCAACCCGTGAGAAGCTGGACAACCTGTGCTTCATCATCAACTGTAACCTGCAGCGTCTGGATGGTCCGGTAACCGGTAACGGCAAGATCATCAACGAACTGGAAGGCATCTTCGCAGGTGCTGGCTGGAACGTGATCAAAGTCATGTGGGGTTCCCGTTGGGACGAACTGCTGCGTAAAGACACCAGCGGTAAACTGATCCAGCTGATGAACGAAACCGTTGACGGCGACTACCAGACCTTCAAATCTAAAGACGGTGCCTACGTGCGTGAGCACTTCTTCGGTAAATACCCTGAAACCGCAGCGCTGGTTGCAGACTGGACTGATGAGCAGATCTGGGCCCTGAACCGCGGTGGTCACGATCCGAAGAAAATTTACGCTGCACTGAAAAAAGCGCGTGAAACCAAAGGTAAAGCGACTGTAATCCTGGCCCACACCATCAAAGGTTACGGCATGGGTGATACCGCAGAAGGTAAAAACATCGCTCACCAGGTTAAGAAAATGAACATGGACGGCGTGCGCTATATCCGCGACCGTTTCAACGTTCCAGTGACCGATGAGCAGGTAGAAAACCTGTCTTACATCACCTTCCCGGAAGGCTCTGAAGAGCACAAGTACCTGCACGAACGTCGTCAGGCGCTGAAAGGCTACCTGCCAGCTCGTCAGCCTAACTTCACCGAGAAGCTGGAACTGCCAGCGCTGGAAGACTTCTCTCAGCTGCTGGAAGAGCAGAACAAAGAGATCTCTACCACTATCGCTTTCGTTCGTGCCCTGAACGTGATGCTGAAGAACAAGTCGATCAAAGATCGCCTGGTGCCAATCATCGCCGACGAAGCGCGTACTTTCGGTATGGAAGGTCTGTTCCGTCAGATCGGTATCTACAGCCCGAACGGCCAGCAGTACACCCCGCAGGACCGTGAGCAGGTTGCATACTACAAAGAAGACGAGAAAGGTCAGATCCTTCAGGAAGGTATCAACGAGCTGGGCGCAGGCGCATCCTGGCTGGCTGCTGCGACCTCTTACAGCACCAACAACCTGCCGATGATTCCGTTCTACATCTACTACTCCATGTTCGGGTTCCAGCGTATCGGTGACCTGTGCTGGCAGGCAGGCGACCAGCAGGCTCGCGGCTTCCTGATCGGTGGTACTTCTGGTCGTACGACTCTGAACGGTGAAGGTCTGCAGCACGAAGATGGCCACAGCCACATTCAGTCTCTGACTATTCCTAACTGTATCTCTTACGACCCGTCTTACGCGTACGAAGTGGCAGTCATTATGCATGACGGTCTGCAGCGCATGTACGGTGAAGCGCAAGAGAACATTTACTACTACATCACCACCCTGAACGAAAACTACCACATGCCGGCAATGCCAGCAGGTGCCGAGGAAGGTATCCGTAAAGGTATCTACAAACTCGAAACCATTGAAGGTAGCAAAGGTAAAGTTCAGCTGCTGGGCTCCGGTTCTATCCTGCGTCACGTTCGTGAAGCAGCGCAGATCCTGGCGAAAGACTACGGTGTCGGTTCCGACGTTTACTCTGTGACTTCCTTCACCGAACTGGCGCGTGATGGCCAGGATTGTGAGCGCTGGAACATGCTGCACCCAATGGAAACCCCACGCGTACCGTACATCGCTCAGGTGATGAACGACGCGCCAGCGGTGGCGTCTACTGACTATATGAAACTGTTCGCTGAGCAGGTTCGTACTTACGTTCCAGCTGATGATTATCGCGTTCTGGGTACTGACGGCTTCGGTCGTTCTGACAGCCGCGAAAACCTGCGTCACCACTTCGAAGTTGATGCTTCTTACGTGGTTGTAGCAGCACTGGGCGAACTGGCTAAACGTGGCGAAATCGATAAGAAAGTGGTTGCGGACGCAATTACCAAATTCAACATCGATGCAGAAAAAGTTAACCCGCGTCTGGCGTAA
- the aceF gene encoding pyruvate dehydrogenase complex dihydrolipoyllysine-residue acetyltransferase, which produces MAIEINVPDIGADEVEITEILVKVGDKVEAEQSLITVEGDKASMEVPSPQAGIVKEIKVSVGDKTETGKLIMIFDSADGAAAAAPAQEEKKEAAPAAAAPAAAAAAKEVNVPDIGGDEVEVTEILVKVGDTVAAEQSLITVEGDKASMEVPAPFAGTVKEIKINTGDKVSTGSLIMIFEVAGAAPAAAPAQAAAPAPAAAPAAAGGAKDVNVPDIGGDEVEVTEVMVKVGDKVAAEQSLITVEGDKASMEVPAPFAGTVKEIKISTGDKVSTGSLIMVFEVEGAAPAAAPAAAAAPAPAAAPAQAAKPAAAPAAKAEKSEFAENDAYVHATPLIRRLAREFGVNLAKVKGTGRKGRILREDVQAYVKDAVKRAEAAPAAAAGGGIPGMLPWPKVDFSKFGEIEEVELGRIQKISGANLSRNWVMIPHVTHFDKTDITDLEAFRKQQNAEAEKRKLDVKFTPVVFIMKAVAAALEQMPRFNSSLSEDGQKLTLKKYINIGVAVDTPNGLVVPVFKDVNKKSITELSRELTTISKKARDGKLTAGEMQGGCFTISSIGGLGTTHFAPIVNAPEVAILGVSKSAMEPVWNGKEFVPRLMMPISLSFDHRVIDGADGARFITIINNMLSDIRRLVM; this is translated from the coding sequence ATGGCTATCGAAATCAATGTACCGGACATCGGGGCTGATGAAGTTGAAATCACCGAAATCCTGGTCAAAGTGGGCGACAAAGTTGAAGCTGAACAGTCGCTGATCACCGTAGAAGGCGACAAAGCCTCTATGGAAGTCCCGTCTCCTCAGGCTGGCATCGTTAAGGAGATCAAAGTCTCCGTTGGCGATAAAACCGAGACTGGCAAACTGATCATGATTTTCGATTCCGCCGACGGTGCAGCAGCAGCTGCACCTGCGCAGGAAGAGAAGAAAGAAGCCGCTCCGGCCGCCGCTGCTCCAGCAGCTGCCGCGGCAGCGAAAGAAGTGAACGTGCCTGACATCGGCGGTGACGAAGTTGAAGTCACTGAAATCCTGGTGAAAGTGGGCGATACCGTTGCGGCCGAGCAGTCACTGATCACCGTAGAAGGCGACAAAGCCTCTATGGAAGTGCCGGCTCCGTTCGCCGGTACCGTAAAAGAGATCAAGATCAACACCGGCGACAAAGTGTCTACCGGGTCGCTTATCATGATCTTCGAAGTGGCGGGTGCTGCACCTGCTGCCGCGCCTGCACAGGCCGCTGCTCCGGCTCCGGCCGCTGCACCAGCCGCTGCTGGCGGTGCGAAAGACGTTAACGTACCGGACATCGGCGGTGACGAAGTTGAAGTCACCGAAGTGATGGTAAAAGTGGGCGACAAAGTTGCCGCTGAACAGTCACTGATCACCGTTGAAGGCGACAAGGCTTCCATGGAAGTGCCTGCGCCGTTCGCCGGTACCGTTAAAGAGATCAAAATCAGCACCGGCGACAAAGTGTCTACCGGCTCCCTGATCATGGTCTTCGAAGTGGAAGGCGCTGCGCCTGCCGCAGCTCCTGCTGCCGCGGCTGCTCCAGCACCGGCTGCTGCACCGGCTCAGGCTGCTAAACCAGCCGCTGCTCCTGCTGCAAAAGCAGAAAAATCAGAGTTCGCTGAAAACGACGCTTACGTCCACGCCACCCCGCTGATTCGTCGCCTGGCGCGCGAATTCGGTGTGAACCTGGCGAAAGTGAAAGGTACCGGCCGTAAGGGTCGTATCCTGCGCGAAGACGTTCAGGCTTACGTGAAAGACGCGGTGAAACGCGCCGAAGCTGCACCTGCGGCAGCCGCTGGCGGCGGTATCCCGGGCATGCTGCCATGGCCGAAAGTGGACTTCAGCAAGTTCGGCGAAATCGAAGAAGTGGAACTGGGCCGTATCCAGAAAATCTCGGGTGCTAACCTGAGCCGTAACTGGGTGATGATCCCGCACGTTACGCACTTCGATAAGACCGATATCACCGATCTGGAAGCGTTCCGTAAACAGCAGAACGCCGAAGCCGAGAAGCGTAAGCTGGACGTGAAATTCACCCCAGTGGTCTTCATCATGAAGGCGGTTGCTGCGGCTCTGGAACAGATGCCACGCTTCAACAGCTCCCTGTCTGAAGACGGCCAGAAGCTGACGCTGAAGAAATACATCAATATCGGTGTTGCGGTAGATACGCCAAATGGTCTGGTTGTTCCGGTCTTCAAGGACGTGAACAAGAAGAGCATTACCGAGCTGTCCCGTGAACTGACCACCATCTCCAAGAAAGCGCGTGATGGTAAGCTGACTGCCGGCGAAATGCAGGGCGGCTGCTTCACTATCTCCAGCATCGGCGGCCTGGGTACTACCCACTTCGCGCCGATTGTGAATGCGCCGGAAGTGGCTATCCTCGGTGTGTCCAAGTCCGCGATGGAGCCGGTGTGGAATGGCAAAGAGTTCGTGCCGCGTCTGATGATGCCAATCTCTCTGTCCTTCGACCACCGCGTGATCGACGGGGCTGATGGTGCGCGTTTCATCACCATCATCAACAACATGCTGAGCGACATTCGCCGCCTGGTGATGTAA
- the lpdA gene encoding dihydrolipoyl dehydrogenase: protein MSTEIKTQVVVLGAGPAGYSAAFRAADLGLETVIVERYSTLGGVCLNVGCIPSKALLHVAKVIEEAKALAEHGIVFGEPKTDIDKIRTWKEKVITQLTGGLAGMAKGRKVKVVNGLGKFTGANTLEVEGENGKTVINFDNAIIAAGSRPIELPFIPHEDPRVWDSTDALELKTVPKRLLVMGGGIIGLEMGTVYHALGSDIDVVEMFDQVIPAADKDIVKVFTKRISKKFNLMLETKVTAVEAKEDGIYVSMEGKKAPSEPQRYDAVLVAIGRVPNGKNLDAGKAGVEVDDRGFIRVDKQLRTNVPHIFAIGDIVGQPMLAHKGVHEGHVAAEVIAGMKHYFDPKVIPSIAYTEPEVAWVGLTEKEAKEKGISYETATFPWAASGRAIASDCADGMTKLIFDKETHRVIGGAIVGTNGGELLGEIGLAIEMGCDAEDIALTIHAHPTLHESVGLAAEVFEGSITDLPNAKAKKK from the coding sequence ATGAGCACAGAAATCAAAACTCAGGTCGTAGTACTTGGGGCAGGCCCGGCAGGTTACTCCGCAGCATTTCGTGCAGCGGATTTAGGTCTGGAAACCGTCATCGTAGAACGTTACAGCACCCTCGGCGGTGTTTGTCTGAACGTCGGCTGTATCCCTTCTAAAGCGCTGCTGCACGTAGCGAAAGTTATCGAAGAAGCCAAAGCGCTGGCTGAACACGGTATCGTCTTCGGCGAGCCAAAAACCGATATCGACAAAATCCGTACCTGGAAAGAGAAAGTTATCACTCAGCTGACCGGCGGTCTGGCGGGTATGGCCAAAGGCCGTAAAGTGAAAGTGGTAAACGGTCTGGGTAAATTCACCGGTGCGAACACCCTGGAAGTGGAAGGCGAAAACGGCAAAACCGTTATCAACTTCGACAACGCGATCATCGCGGCAGGCTCTCGCCCAATCGAACTGCCATTCATTCCACATGAAGATCCACGCGTGTGGGATTCCACTGATGCCCTGGAGCTGAAAACCGTTCCTAAGCGTCTGCTGGTTATGGGCGGCGGTATCATCGGTCTGGAAATGGGTACCGTGTACCATGCGCTGGGTTCAGACATTGACGTGGTTGAAATGTTCGACCAGGTTATCCCGGCTGCTGACAAAGACATCGTTAAAGTCTTCACCAAGCGCATCAGCAAGAAGTTTAACCTGATGCTGGAAACCAAAGTGACTGCCGTTGAAGCGAAAGAAGACGGTATTTACGTTTCCATGGAAGGCAAAAAAGCCCCATCCGAACCACAGCGTTACGACGCCGTGCTGGTGGCTATCGGTCGTGTACCGAACGGTAAAAATCTCGACGCGGGCAAAGCTGGCGTGGAAGTGGATGACCGTGGCTTCATCCGCGTTGACAAACAGCTGCGCACCAACGTGCCGCACATCTTTGCTATCGGCGACATCGTCGGTCAGCCAATGCTGGCGCACAAAGGCGTTCACGAAGGTCACGTTGCCGCTGAAGTTATCGCCGGCATGAAGCACTACTTCGATCCGAAAGTGATCCCATCTATCGCGTACACCGAGCCAGAAGTTGCATGGGTCGGTCTGACCGAGAAAGAAGCGAAAGAGAAAGGCATCAGCTACGAAACCGCCACCTTCCCGTGGGCTGCTTCTGGCCGTGCTATCGCGTCCGACTGCGCAGACGGTATGACCAAACTGATCTTCGACAAAGAGACTCACCGCGTTATCGGTGGTGCAATTGTCGGCACCAACGGCGGTGAGCTGCTGGGTGAAATCGGTCTGGCTATCGAAATGGGCTGTGACGCGGAAGACATCGCGCTGACCATCCACGCGCACCCGACGCTGCACGAGTCCGTGGGCCTGGCGGCTGAAGTGTTTGAAGGTAGCATTACCGACCTGCCAAACGCGAAAGCGAAGAAGAAATAA
- a CDS encoding DUF3300 domain-containing protein, which yields MKLPFKPHLLVLLCSAGLFAASGVMFVKSRATEPAASAPVAQQPVAPATPAVAQPAPVVAPTYTAAQIDQWVAPIALYPDALLSQILMASTYPANVIQAAQWSKDNPKMDGDAAIQAVASQPWDPSVKSLVAFPQLMSLMGENPPWVQNLGDAFLAQPKDVMDSVQRLRALAQKTGALQSTPQQTVTTVTKPAPAKTSTTESTSTTTSAPAPTVIKIESADPQVVYVPTYNPNTVYGTWPNTAYPPTYLPPSPGEQFGNSFVNGLGFSLGVATTYAIFSNIDWDDDDDWDHHHDGDWDNHGGYNRNGDNNININVENFNKISGQRLTDANRIWQHNPAYREGVPYPTNQLNTRFHSTNTATGLSATQQPVNRDSQRQAALSQMEKSTGKTFPQTARPGTKAAQRQASSEQLKQISQRNNYRGYDTKPQTAKRATTQQRENRQTTAQRQEKRVQPSQQRPFQQRNSQLRANALSGNDSRSANWQAQQQRGAQSRHLAARQQQLRPAAAGRAEHREFRHR from the coding sequence ATGAAGTTGCCCTTTAAGCCACATCTGCTTGTCCTTCTGTGCAGTGCCGGGCTGTTTGCCGCCTCAGGCGTCATGTTTGTCAAAAGCCGTGCAACGGAACCCGCTGCGTCGGCCCCCGTCGCGCAACAGCCAGTTGCTCCGGCTACGCCGGCAGTAGCACAACCCGCTCCTGTTGTCGCGCCAACCTACACCGCCGCGCAAATCGATCAGTGGGTTGCCCCCATCGCGCTCTACCCGGATGCTCTGCTGTCACAAATCTTGATGGCCTCGACCTACCCAGCCAACGTGATTCAAGCGGCGCAGTGGTCCAAAGACAACCCCAAAATGGATGGGGACGCCGCGATTCAGGCCGTTGCCAGCCAGCCCTGGGATCCCAGCGTAAAATCCCTGGTCGCGTTTCCTCAGCTTATGTCGCTGATGGGAGAGAATCCGCCGTGGGTACAAAATTTGGGCGATGCGTTTCTCGCGCAGCCGAAAGATGTGATGGATTCGGTACAACGCCTGCGCGCGCTGGCGCAGAAGACCGGCGCCTTGCAATCTACGCCTCAGCAGACGGTCACCACGGTAACGAAACCCGCACCGGCAAAAACCAGCACCACCGAGTCAACGTCAACCACCACGTCCGCACCGGCCCCGACGGTGATCAAAATTGAATCTGCCGACCCGCAGGTGGTTTACGTCCCCACCTATAACCCGAATACGGTTTACGGGACCTGGCCTAATACCGCCTATCCGCCAACCTATCTCCCGCCGTCACCCGGGGAGCAGTTTGGCAACAGCTTCGTCAACGGCTTAGGTTTCAGCCTGGGTGTCGCCACAACTTATGCCATATTCAGCAACATCGACTGGGATGATGACGATGACTGGGACCATCATCATGACGGTGACTGGGATAATCACGGCGGCTACAACCGCAACGGTGATAACAACATCAATATTAACGTTGAGAACTTCAATAAAATCAGCGGACAACGCCTGACGGACGCCAACCGTATCTGGCAGCACAACCCGGCCTATCGGGAAGGTGTCCCCTACCCGACAAACCAGCTCAACACGCGTTTCCACTCCACCAACACGGCCACGGGGCTTAGTGCAACGCAACAACCGGTTAATCGCGATAGCCAGCGTCAGGCGGCGCTGAGCCAGATGGAGAAATCGACAGGTAAAACCTTCCCACAGACTGCTCGCCCGGGCACGAAAGCGGCGCAGCGACAGGCCTCAAGTGAACAGCTGAAACAGATTTCTCAGCGCAATAACTACCGTGGCTATGACACCAAACCGCAGACGGCGAAGCGGGCCACCACGCAGCAGCGAGAAAACCGCCAGACCACCGCGCAGAGACAAGAGAAACGGGTCCAGCCTTCTCAGCAACGTCCCTTCCAGCAGCGAAACAGTCAGCTCCGGGCCAATGCACTGAGCGGCAACGACAGCCGTTCCGCCAACTGGCAGGCGCAGCAGCAGCGTGGGGCGCAAAGCAGACACCTAGCCGCTCGTCAGCAGCAGCTACGCCCGGCAGCGGCTGGACGTGCTGAACACCGTGAATTCCGTCATCGCTAA